The segment TACTAACAGCACTTTGTGATAGATAAAGCTCCTCTCCTGCCCGTGTAAAACTAAGATGTCTCGCTGAAGCTTCAAAACATTGTAAAGCTGCTATTGAAGGTATTTTTTTACGTGAAATTCTTTGAAAACTCATTCCTATTCTCTACTCCTTTAAATAGATATTTTTACTTATTATGTAGTTTACTTTAAAAAACTTCACGAAAATTTCGAATGACTTTAAGCTGAAAGCTCTCTTGCAGTTCAATCCTATTTGCTCTTTAATCACTAACTGGATCATATGATCTAGATCAAATATTAACTGGCCAGATCATTCTTTGAAATAAAGACTTATATAAAAGAATTACTTAAGCAGTAGAGAGGCGCTTAAAACCTATTTATAGCGTTTTTTAAATGTCGCGATAACTCTCAATATTTAAGAGATAATTTCATAACAATAAAATATAAATTGATACAAATTGATCAGAAAGTTCTAGGAGGACATTGATGATTGCATTATGGAGATGGTATAGAAATAAATCCTTTATGCTCAAAATAACCAGTGGGTTTATTTTAGGCCTGATCTTTGGGCTAACCTTAGAGACAACCAATGAAGTTTTTGCCCCACTTGGTGTCATTTTTATGAATCTATTAAAAATGATCGTTATCCCGCTTATTTTTCTATCTTTAATTGTAGCTGTAAATCACTCTAATCCTGCTGACTTAGGGAGAATCGGAGTTAAAGTCTTTCCTATTTACGTTATAACAACAGCGATTTCCGTCGCTATCGGTCTGATTATTGCTACACTTCTGCAACCCGGAAAAGGGGTAACATTCTCTAATGATATTACGTTAACCATTCCCGAAAGACAGGGATTCTTAGATACCATAATCAATATGGTGCCTACCAATATATTTAAAGCTTTTGCGGATGGTCATATTTTATCTGTAGTATTTATGGCAATAATTACAGGCTTAGCGATTCTATACATGACACACTCAACCGATAATAAACAACAAAAAATGGGAAATACCTTAATGACTTTTGTTGAGGCTGCTAATGAGGCAACGCTTAAAATTCTAAATGGTATATTAGAATATGCTCCTATCGGAATTTTTGGAATCACTGCCGCAACAATTGGAGCTCAAGGGATAGATACCGTGATTGCTTTAGGTAAATTTATTGTTACTTCCTACCTAGGCGTTATTCTACTGCTCGTTGTCTTTTATCCCCTTATCCTCAAATTATGGGGTGGAAAAGTTATTCAATTTTATAAAGATATTAAAGAGTCAATGCTCACAGC is part of the Ignatzschineria indica genome and harbors:
- a CDS encoding dicarboxylate/amino acid:cation symporter, with the translated sequence MIALWRWYRNKSFMLKITSGFILGLIFGLTLETTNEVFAPLGVIFMNLLKMIVIPLIFLSLIVAVNHSNPADLGRIGVKVFPIYVITTAISVAIGLIIATLLQPGKGVTFSNDITLTIPERQGFLDTIINMVPTNIFKAFADGHILSVVFMAIITGLAILYMTHSTDNKQQKMGNTLMTFVEAANEATLKILNGILEYAPIGIFGITAATIGAQGIDTVIALGKFIVTSYLGVILLLVVFYPLILKLWGGKVIQFYKDIKESMLTAFVTCSSLGTLPITLKAAKTAGIDDRIAKLTLPIGATVNMNGTALRLGIAVIFASEIIGVSLSPVDLVSIVVIGTLAAVGTAGVPGAGLIAMAAVFTQAGLPIEIVALTAGINILVDMIFTLGNVTGDLVAAKMVDLSERRYLAKQKQ